A genomic region of Janthinobacterium lividum contains the following coding sequences:
- a CDS encoding acetyl-CoA C-acyltransferase, giving the protein MNDPVVIVGAARTPMGAFQGDFANVTASDLGAVAIRAAVERAGVAPDAVEHVYFGNCLMAGQGQAPARQALRKAGLPDSTGAVTLSKMCGSAMQTTMFAHDTLLAGSADVVVAGGMESMTNAPYLVPKARGGYRIGHGMIYDHMMMDGLEDAYSRDEKGNARSMGTFAEECASQYQFTREAQDAFAIESVKRAQAATKDGSFEWEIVPVTVSGRGGDTIVSIDEGPQKARLEKIPTLKAAFKKDGTITAASSSSINDGAAALVLMRESTAKKLGCTVIAKIHGHATHAQAPNEFTTAPIGAVKKLYAKTGWSSSNVDLFEINEAFAAVPMAAMHDLDIPHSKINIHGGACALGHPIGASGARIIVTLLGALKKTGGKRGVAALCIGGGEATAMAIELV; this is encoded by the coding sequence ATGAATGATCCAGTCGTAATCGTCGGTGCCGCGCGCACCCCCATGGGCGCCTTCCAGGGCGACTTTGCCAACGTCACGGCCAGCGACCTGGGCGCCGTGGCCATCCGCGCCGCCGTCGAACGGGCCGGCGTGGCCCCCGATGCCGTTGAACACGTGTATTTCGGCAATTGCCTGATGGCTGGCCAGGGCCAGGCGCCCGCTCGCCAGGCCTTGCGCAAGGCCGGCTTGCCCGATTCCACGGGCGCCGTGACCCTGTCGAAAATGTGCGGCTCGGCCATGCAGACGACCATGTTCGCGCACGACACCTTGCTCGCCGGCAGCGCCGACGTGGTGGTGGCGGGCGGCATGGAATCGATGACCAACGCCCCCTACCTGGTGCCGAAGGCGCGCGGCGGCTACCGCATCGGCCACGGCATGATCTATGACCACATGATGATGGATGGCCTGGAAGACGCCTACAGCCGCGATGAAAAGGGCAATGCGCGCTCGATGGGCACGTTTGCAGAAGAGTGCGCCAGCCAGTACCAGTTCACGCGCGAAGCGCAGGATGCGTTTGCCATCGAATCCGTCAAACGCGCGCAAGCGGCCACCAAGGATGGCAGTTTCGAGTGGGAAATCGTGCCCGTGACCGTGTCCGGCCGTGGCGGCGACACCATCGTCAGCATCGATGAAGGCCCGCAAAAAGCCCGCCTGGAAAAAATCCCGACCTTGAAGGCGGCCTTCAAGAAAGATGGCACCATCACGGCCGCCTCGTCTTCGTCGATCAACGATGGCGCGGCCGCCCTGGTGCTGATGCGCGAATCGACGGCGAAAAAACTCGGCTGCACCGTCATCGCGAAAATCCACGGCCACGCCACGCATGCGCAGGCGCCGAACGAATTCACCACGGCCCCCATCGGCGCGGTGAAAAAGCTGTACGCCAAAACGGGCTGGAGCAGCAGCAATGTCGACTTGTTCGAGATCAATGAAGCGTTCGCGGCCGTACCGATGGCCGCCATGCACGACCTCGACATTCCGCACAGCAAGATCAACATCCACGGCGGCGCGTGCGCGCTGGGCCACCCGATCGGCGCCTCGGGCGCGCGCATCATCGTCACCCTGCTGGGCGCCTTGAAAAAAACCGGCGGCAAACGCGGCGTGGCAGCCCTGTGCATCGGCGGCGGCGAAGCGACGGCGATGGCGATCGAACTGGTATAA
- a CDS encoding SDR family oxidoreductase produces the protein MPTALIIGASRGIGHELVRQYRHDGWRVIATARTPDACDALAQLGAEAHQLDVTDVEGCAGLGWKLDDEKLDVAILNAGVYGPRHDGFPAQADFDLVMHTNVLAAMRLLPILAPLVANAKGKLAVLSSHMGSLSERGNPSGSLYRASKAALNSVLIDTALVHGPQGVSCVAFHPGWVRTDMGGAGADISPEQSAAGIRATLASLPATDKAVFRNYDGKPIGW, from the coding sequence ATGCCTACCGCATTGATCATCGGCGCCTCGCGCGGCATCGGCCACGAGCTCGTCCGTCAATACCGTCACGATGGCTGGCGTGTCATCGCCACGGCCCGCACACCGGACGCTTGCGACGCCCTCGCGCAACTGGGCGCGGAAGCGCACCAGCTCGACGTGACGGACGTGGAAGGCTGTGCCGGCCTGGGCTGGAAGCTCGACGATGAAAAGCTCGACGTGGCCATCCTCAACGCGGGCGTGTACGGCCCCCGCCACGACGGTTTCCCCGCGCAAGCCGATTTCGACCTCGTCATGCACACGAACGTGCTGGCGGCCATGCGGCTGCTGCCGATCCTCGCGCCGCTGGTGGCCAACGCGAAAGGCAAGCTGGCCGTGCTGTCCTCGCACATGGGTTCCCTGAGCGAGCGGGGCAATCCCAGCGGTTCGCTGTACCGCGCCAGCAAGGCGGCCCTGAATTCCGTGCTGATCGACACAGCCCTCGTGCATGGCCCGCAAGGCGTCAGCTGCGTGGCTTTCCACCCGGGCTGGGTACGCACGGACATGGGCGGCGCCGGCGCCGATATTTCACCCGAGCAAAGCGCTGCCGGCATCCGCGCCACCCTGGCCAGCCTGCCGGCCACGGACAAGGCCGTGTTCCGCAACTACGATGGCAAGCCCATCGGCTGGTAA
- a CDS encoding acyl-CoA dehydrogenase family protein, with translation MILNEEQTMIQEALRSFSRERLAPNAARWDKEHHFPKEELQELAALGAFGVAVPEALGGAGLDYVSLALVLEEIAAGDGGTSTIISVNNCPVCSIAMMYANDAQKEQWLRPLAQGAMLGAFCLTEPHTGSDASALRTTATLDGNEYVINGTKQFITSGKYADVAIVMAVTDKAAGKRGISAFWVPTNTPGYIVAGLEQKMGQHSSDTAQILFDNCRIPAENLIGEEGQGYKIALSGLEGGRIGIASQAVGMARAAYEAALSYARERESFGKPIYEHQAVQFRLADMATQIEAARQLIRHAAAMKDAGLPCLKEAAMAKLFASEMAEKVCSDAIQVHGGYGYVSDFPVERIYRDVRVCQIYEGTSDIQKILIARAL, from the coding sequence ATGATACTCAATGAAGAACAGACCATGATCCAGGAAGCGCTGCGCAGTTTTTCGCGCGAGCGCCTGGCGCCCAACGCGGCCCGCTGGGACAAGGAACATCATTTCCCGAAAGAAGAATTGCAGGAACTGGCCGCGCTGGGCGCCTTTGGCGTGGCCGTGCCGGAAGCGCTCGGTGGCGCCGGCCTCGACTACGTGTCGCTGGCCCTGGTGCTGGAAGAAATCGCCGCCGGCGATGGCGGCACGTCGACCATCATTTCAGTAAATAATTGCCCCGTGTGCAGCATCGCCATGATGTACGCCAACGATGCGCAAAAGGAACAATGGCTGCGTCCACTGGCGCAAGGCGCCATGCTGGGGGCATTTTGCCTGACGGAACCGCACACGGGCAGCGACGCCTCGGCCCTGCGCACGACGGCCACGCTTGACGGCAATGAATACGTCATCAACGGCACCAAGCAATTCATTACCAGCGGAAAATATGCGGACGTGGCCATCGTCATGGCCGTCACCGACAAGGCGGCCGGCAAGCGCGGCATCAGCGCCTTCTGGGTGCCGACGAACACGCCCGGCTACATCGTGGCGGGACTGGAGCAAAAGATGGGCCAGCATTCGTCGGACACGGCGCAGATCCTGTTCGACAACTGCCGCATCCCGGCGGAAAATCTGATCGGCGAAGAGGGACAAGGCTACAAGATCGCGCTGTCCGGCCTGGAAGGCGGACGCATCGGCATCGCTTCGCAAGCCGTGGGCATGGCGCGCGCCGCGTATGAAGCGGCCCTGAGCTATGCGCGCGAGCGCGAGAGTTTCGGCAAGCCCATCTATGAGCACCAGGCTGTGCAATTCCGCCTGGCCGACATGGCCACGCAGATTGAAGCGGCGCGCCAGCTGATCCGCCACGCGGCGGCCATGAAGGATGCGGGCCTGCCGTGCCTGAAGGAAGCGGCCATGGCCAAGCTGTTTGCGTCGGAAATGGCGGAAAAAGTGTGCTCGGACGCCATCCAGGTGCACGGCGGCTACGGCTATGTGTCCGACTTCCCCGTCGAACGCATCTACCGCGACGTGCGCGTGTGCCAGATTTATGAGGGCACCAGCGATATCCAGAAGATACTCATCGCCAGAGCCTTATAA
- a CDS encoding YihY/virulence factor BrkB family protein, translating into MINRHASTYILSHPLAFTLQVLKGFRANQGLLLAGAVAYYSLLSIVPLLMLVVVALSHVIAQDELLQTIGHYLEWLVPGQSKAIVGEIAHFLDNRGVIGWLLLLTMLFFSSLAFTVLENAMSVIFIHRVAIRRRHFLISAVLPYCYILCLGVGILLITLVAGGLQVMGEESVRFLRHDWGLEGVSGVLLYLLGLAGEILVLSSIYLVMPVGRLSITHALIGGVTAALLWEIARHVLVWYFSTLSQVNIVYGSMTTAIVVMFSLEIGATLLLLGAQVISEYERVARGGEEDKPLALRT; encoded by the coding sequence ATGATCAACCGCCACGCCAGTACCTACATCCTCAGCCACCCGCTGGCCTTCACGCTGCAGGTGCTGAAGGGTTTCCGCGCCAACCAGGGCCTGCTGCTGGCGGGCGCCGTCGCGTATTACTCGCTGCTCTCCATCGTGCCCCTGCTGATGCTGGTGGTGGTGGCCCTGTCGCACGTGATCGCGCAGGACGAATTGCTGCAAACCATAGGCCATTACCTGGAATGGCTGGTGCCGGGGCAATCGAAAGCCATCGTGGGAGAGATTGCGCATTTTCTCGACAACCGGGGCGTGATCGGCTGGCTCTTGCTGCTGACCATGCTGTTTTTCAGCTCGCTGGCGTTTACCGTGCTGGAAAACGCCATGAGCGTGATTTTCATTCACCGCGTGGCCATCCGCCGCCGCCATTTCCTTATTTCCGCCGTGCTGCCGTACTGCTACATCCTGTGCCTGGGCGTGGGCATCTTGCTGATCACCCTGGTGGCGGGCGGCTTGCAGGTGATGGGCGAGGAAAGCGTGCGCTTCCTGCGCCATGACTGGGGCCTGGAAGGGGTGTCCGGTGTGCTCCTGTATCTGCTGGGGCTGGCGGGTGAAATCCTGGTGCTCAGCTCGATTTACCTGGTCATGCCGGTCGGCAGATTATCGATTACGCATGCGCTGATCGGCGGCGTGACGGCGGCTCTCTTGTGGGAAATCGCGCGCCACGTGCTGGTCTGGTATTTTTCCACCTTGTCGCAGGTCAACATCGTGTATGGCTCGATGACGACGGCCATCGTCGTCATGTTCAGCCTGGAAATCGGCGCCACCCTGCTGTTGCTGGGTGCGCAAGTGATTTCCGAATACGAAAGAGTGGCCCGCGGCGGGGAAGAAGACAAGCCGTTGGCGCTAAGGACCTGA
- a CDS encoding S66 peptidase family protein has translation MSSQTNLSRRRFGGLLAATLGAAGTPAWAAAAQGKGKRMQQQHALIKPARLRNGDLVAIIAPGGFTDEDAIGKAVRNVESLGLRASLGANIRAVHGNYAGTVQQRLDDLHAAFRDPEVKAVWAIRGGSGCISLLALLDYALIRANPKVLIGYSDITALHLAIGRQTGLVTFHGPVASSTFSDYTVTQLQNVLMTPQDSYTIPMALDNHRRAQTHANFAIRTVHGGQATGRLTGGNLCMVSALAGTPYAADFRKHILFLEEINEVPYRIDRMLCQLDLSVGFNKAAALMLGIFEHCEAAEGDTALTLDATLDQHLQPLRVPAVSGYSFGHIRHQFTIPMGILATLDADRQTLTLLEPAVC, from the coding sequence ATGTCCAGTCAGACCAATCTCAGCCGGCGCCGCTTCGGCGGCTTGCTGGCCGCCACCTTGGGGGCGGCAGGCACACCGGCGTGGGCGGCGGCCGCGCAAGGGAAGGGCAAACGCATGCAACAGCAACACGCATTGATCAAACCGGCGCGCCTGCGCAACGGCGATCTGGTCGCCATCATCGCACCGGGCGGTTTTACGGATGAGGACGCCATCGGCAAGGCCGTACGCAATGTCGAATCGCTGGGGCTGCGCGCCAGCCTGGGCGCGAATATTCGCGCCGTGCACGGCAACTATGCGGGCACGGTGCAGCAGCGCCTGGACGACCTGCACGCGGCGTTTCGCGATCCGGAAGTCAAGGCCGTGTGGGCCATCCGCGGCGGCTCCGGCTGCATTTCGCTGCTGGCGCTGCTCGACTATGCCTTGATCCGCGCGAATCCGAAAGTGCTGATCGGCTATTCCGACATCACGGCCCTGCACCTGGCCATCGGCCGCCAGACGGGCCTGGTGACGTTCCACGGCCCCGTGGCCTCGTCCACGTTTTCCGATTACACGGTGACGCAGCTGCAAAACGTGCTGATGACGCCGCAAGACAGCTATACGATCCCGATGGCGCTGGACAATCACCGCCGCGCGCAGACGCACGCCAACTTCGCCATCCGCACCGTGCACGGCGGCCAGGCGACAGGTCGCTTGACGGGGGGCAACCTGTGCATGGTCAGCGCGCTGGCGGGCACGCCGTATGCGGCCGATTTCCGCAAGCATATTTTGTTCCTCGAAGAAATCAATGAAGTGCCCTACCGCATCGACAGGATGCTGTGCCAGCTCGACCTGTCCGTGGGGTTCAACAAGGCTGCGGCCTTGATGCTGGGCATCTTCGAGCATTGCGAGGCGGCCGAGGGCGACACCGCGCTGACCCTCGATGCCACCCTGGACCAGCATTTGCAGCCTTTACGCGTGCCGGCTGTCAGCGGCTACTCGTTTGGCCACATCCGCCACCAGTTCACGATACCGATGGGCATATTGGCGACCCTGGATGCGGATCGGCAAACCCTGACCTTGTTGGAGCCGGCCGTCTGCTAG